A genome region from Akkermansiaceae bacterium includes the following:
- a CDS encoding O-acetylhomoserine aminocarboxypropyltransferase/cysteine synthase: protein MKPETICLHGGHKPDSDTNSRAVPIYRTASFVFNSTEHAANLFALKELGNIYSRLMNPTNDVLEKRISLLEGAPEMGGLAHASGTAAIFNAIINLAQAGDNIVSARNLYGGSYTQFANILPQLGIEVRFVDSTDPENFAKAADGKTRAFFTETVSNPALEIADLRAIADSAHSLGLPLIVDSTFTTPALLRPIECGADIVIHSLTKWLGGHGTSIGGIVIDSGKFNWAGGRHPLYDEPDTSYHGLRWGHDLPAPLAPLAYILRMRTVPLRNLGACLSPDNAWAILQGVETLHLRMARHCENNLAVARHLASHPKVAWVRYPGLESDPEFAKNQEYLGGKGGPMVVFGIKGGADAGKKFIESLGLISHLANVGDAKSLAIHPASTTHSQLSAEAQVSAGIPPEMIRLSIGIEHIDDILADIDQALAAG from the coding sequence ATGAAACCCGAAACCATCTGCCTCCACGGCGGCCACAAGCCGGACTCCGATACGAACTCCCGCGCCGTCCCGATCTACCGCACCGCCTCCTTCGTTTTCAACTCCACCGAACACGCAGCCAACCTCTTCGCGCTCAAGGAACTCGGGAACATCTATTCCCGCTTGATGAACCCGACCAACGATGTGCTCGAAAAACGCATCTCCCTGCTGGAAGGAGCCCCGGAAATGGGCGGGCTCGCCCACGCCTCAGGCACTGCGGCGATTTTCAACGCGATCATCAACCTCGCCCAGGCCGGCGACAACATCGTCTCCGCACGGAACCTCTACGGCGGCTCCTACACGCAGTTCGCCAACATCCTCCCGCAGCTCGGCATCGAGGTGCGCTTTGTCGATTCCACCGATCCGGAAAATTTCGCCAAGGCCGCCGACGGCAAGACCCGCGCGTTCTTCACCGAGACGGTTTCCAACCCGGCTCTCGAAATCGCCGACCTCCGTGCCATCGCGGACTCCGCCCATTCCCTGGGACTGCCGCTCATCGTGGATTCCACCTTCACCACCCCGGCCCTGCTGCGCCCCATCGAGTGCGGCGCGGACATCGTCATCCACTCGCTCACAAAGTGGCTCGGCGGCCACGGCACCTCCATCGGCGGCATCGTCATCGACTCCGGGAAATTCAACTGGGCCGGTGGCAGGCACCCGCTCTACGACGAGCCGGACACCTCCTACCACGGCCTCCGCTGGGGACACGACCTGCCCGCTCCTCTCGCCCCGCTCGCCTATATCCTCCGCATGCGCACCGTCCCCCTCCGCAACCTGGGCGCCTGCCTCTCGCCCGACAACGCATGGGCCATCCTCCAGGGCGTGGAAACCCTACACCTCCGAATGGCGCGCCATTGCGAGAACAACCTCGCCGTCGCCAGGCACCTTGCGTCCCACCCGAAGGTCGCTTGGGTTCGCTACCCCGGCCTGGAAAGCGATCCCGAGTTCGCAAAGAACCAGGAATACCTCGGAGGAAAAGGTGGCCCCATGGTGGTCTTCGGGATCAAGGGTGGGGCGGATGCGGGGAAAAAATTCATCGAATCGCTCGGCCTCATCTCCCACCTCGCCAACGTCGGCGACGCGAAATCGCTGGCCATCCATCCGGCCAGCACCACCCATTCCCAGCTCAGCGCGGAGGCTCAGGTTTCCGCAGGCATCCCTCCGGAAATGATACGCCTGTCCATCGGCATCGAGCATATCGATGACATCCTCGCGGACATCGATCAGGCGCTCGCAGCCGGGTGA